CGCGCCGCCGCATGCATCGAACGCGCAAGCGAGCGCGCCCCGCGCGCTGGCCGCCCCTCGACTGCCGCCGCTGACCGAGGCGGAAGCGGCGGACGTGACGCGTCGCGCGCTCGCGCTGCGCACGGCGTTCGCGCAGGAAGTCACGCGGCGGCTGAACGTGCCCGCCGCCGAACGACGCGCGTACGGCGTGCGCCTGCAGCAGACGCTCGACGCGAACGACGTGGGCGAACTCGCGCGTGAATACGTCGTGCTCGTCGACCGCGCGCCGAACGTGCAGGCGGCATTCATCTACTTCCGCACGACGCGCGACAACGCATGGCGGATGATCGGCGCATCGCCCGTCGCGACCGGCCTGCCCGGCCAATACGATCACTTCGTGACCCCGCTCGGCGTGTTCGAACACACGCCGGAGAACATGGATTTCCGCGCGGAAGGCACGATCAACGAGAACGGCATTCGCGGCTACGGCCAGCGCGACATGCGCATCTACGATTTCGGCTGGACCGATGCCACGCGCGGCTGGGGCAAGGGCGGCGTTTCGCAGATGCGCTTCCAGATGCATGCGACCGATCCCGACTATCTCGAGCCGCTGCTCGGCATTCGCCATTCGAAGGGATGCGTGCGGATTCCGGCGTCGCTGAACGTGTTCCTGGATCAGCACGGAATCCTCGACGCCGAATACGAAGCGCGCGCGGCCGCCGGCGATCCGCCGTGGGTGTTGCGCGTGCACCGGCAAGTCACGCCGTGGGCGGGCCGCTATCTCGTCGTCGTCGATTCGCAGCGCAAGACGCGCCCCGCATGGTCGCCCGCGCCGGGCAAGAAGGCGAGGGCGAAGTTG
The nucleotide sequence above comes from Burkholderia thailandensis E264. Encoded proteins:
- a CDS encoding L,D-transpeptidase, yielding MCAAAISFGMPDRPRQLFMNHRCATGPRLLPYARLLCVAAGASLAGISAFVPQTARAESAAAAASNAFAPAGAASSKFASAAQSRDASSRIGSEASAPASPASAASAPPHASNAQASAPRALAAPRLPPLTEAEAADVTRRALALRTAFAQEVTRRLNVPAAERRAYGVRLQQTLDANDVGELAREYVVLVDRAPNVQAAFIYFRTTRDNAWRMIGASPVATGLPGQYDHFVTPLGVFEHTPENMDFRAEGTINENGIRGYGQRDMRIYDFGWTDATRGWGKGGVSQMRFQMHATDPDYLEPLLGIRHSKGCVRIPASLNVFLDQHGILDAEYEARAAAGDPPWVLRVHRQVTPWAGRYLVVVDSQRKTRPAWSPAPGKKARAKLPKGGDTAD